A window of Clostridium novyi genomic DNA:
TTTTTATATATGATATTAATGTTAGAGGAGAATCAGTATGAAAAGAATCATGGCATTTATAATATCATTTATATTTTTTCTTACAGGCTGTGCAATACATAACAAAATGGACTCTTCTAATACTAGTTCAGAAAATAAAAAAATTTGTAAAAAAAATCAAAAATACAGTTTTGGTCCTACAGCAGATTTATCAAAAATAAGCGACGAAAAGAAGATAGAATTACAGAATTTATTAAATAATCTTGGAAATGTTCCTAATGATATGGTAACGTTTAATCCAATAAATGCATATTATAATGATGATGGTAGTTTAACTGTTAATTTGTTTATTAGGAATGGTCATAAAGAAGCTATATTTAATATAGATGTTAATCTAAAGCTTATAAAAGATGGTAAAGTCATTGCATCTGCACCTTTT
This region includes:
- a CDS encoding SLAP domain-containing protein, whose amino-acid sequence is MKRIMAFIISFIFFLTGCAIHNKMDSSNTSSENKKICKKNQKYSFGPTADLSKISDEKKIELQNLLNNLGNVPNDMVTFNPINAYYNDDGSLTVNLFIRNGHKEAIFNIDVNLKLIKDGKVIASAPFSFIKEEFGVIESNDSRPWTILYYPEDIHIKDVKLDSYVIEGENIQYEY